The genomic stretch ATACATCATCAGGTGATGACTTGAAAATGTATGTGATTTGTTCAGGCCTCTATCAAGAAGAGAGCTTAGCCTCAGCACACTCTGTATCCTGAGATTAAACCTGATAAGCTTCCCTCCTGATATTATACAAGTGTTGaacaaactatatatatatatatatatatatatatatatttcattcattcgttaactacatcattttaacacagcagctgtccttcacaatgtTGTGAAAATTTCCTGATGAATCAACCactagaaatgctccagaattacttaGAATAAAATTGCTTTACTTTGACTTGCATTAAAATTTAGAAAGAATCTCTCTTTCTGTTATTTCTTATAGTACATGTTGCAGAGGACGCAGGACCAGGATGAGAATGTTGCTTTGGAAGCCTGCGAGTTCTGGCTAACGCTAGCAGAACAGCCTGTTTGTAAAGATGTACTTTGTGGACACCTATCTAAGTGAGTGCGCTCATtaatggtgaaaaaaaaaaaataatcaaatgatattATAATACATCTTATTGCAAAGTTATTCCTACCTGTCAGTCTTTTCCAGTAAAAAAATAGCATTTCAAAAATCTGTATTGGTCTTTCCTCTCAGAGCAACACATGCACCTCAAATGATAAGGGGaaaatgtttttacagtgtCAATATGAATTCACTATATCACTGGATGTAGTCAATTTAGTTAGTGTGTATATACTGatctaatattaatattctgCCATAGGTTAGTACCAGTTTTAGTGAATGGAATGAAATACTCTGAGATCGACATAATTCTGCTGAAGGTAAATGCACACAATGGCTTTTACTGTCTAGACGTTATCCATAAGACATTAAAAAATCATGAGCAATATGTTTGTGTTGAATGTGTCTCCAGGGTGATGTGGAGGAGGATGAAGCAATACCGGATAGTGAACAGGACATTCGACCAAGATTTCATCGCTCACGTACGGTTGCTCAGCAACATGAGGGTGGGGACAGCATTGAGGATGAAGAAGACAATGACGACGACGATCTGGATGATGACGACACCATCTCGGATTGGAACTTGCGTAAGAACCAGTTTTTAATATGCAGAgttcattgcttttttttttgcagagtaAATCCAGGAATGCTTCGAACTCTTTTTACAGGGAAATGCTCCGCAGCAGCTTTAGATGTTCTGGCAAATGTTTTCCGAGAAGAACTGCTGCTACACATTCTCCCTTTGCTGAAAGAACTACTGTTCCATCCAGACTGGGTCATCAAAGAATCAGGCATACTTGTACTAGGAGCCATAGCTGAAGGTTAGTAACCTACATGTTGTGCATATGCATATAAGCACCATCTAGAAATCTGAAATTATAGCCCTGCTTTGAATAAACATTTTTGCAGGGTATACATGGGCCATTCTGCCAAAAGTTGACTGAATTAGTAACTCAAATGAttgaaacacacatgaatcacCTGAGACAGCAGGTGGCACTCCACACAATTCAGCAGAATATTGGGATGTgtaaaacagacagaaataaaCTGACCAATGTTCTGTAAGAGTTCCTAAAGTAAGGTAGATGCCAAATATTTAGAGATGTAAGAATGTCTTAATCATTCTCTTGATTTAACTGTTTTGTTCCCTCAGTTTAATAAATCGCTCCCTCAATTGAActgttatttaattttaataaattgttCCCTCAGTTTGGTAATTCATTACCTTGATATAATTAGTTGTGGTGCCAACCCACATTAATTGTATCAAGGCTTAACATGCAGTAAATGGGACAGTATGGACCGCTTGGATTCTATTCAGCAAGGAATTAAACCCCAGTCTGCTTTGTAGAGAGCAGTGCAATTAAGGATACACTCCATAGACAAGGTtattaaaaaattctaaataaatTACACTACATTCACATGAAATGTTTAAGGGGACATTTGTttgaatgtttgttttctggatTTCATGGTAATTTTATTTGTTAactctcttttctccctctaGGTTGTATGCAAGGCATGATCCCTTACCTGCCTGAGTTGATTCCTCACCTTATACAGTGTTTATCGGATAAGAAGGCTTTGGTCCGCTCCATCACCTGCTGGACTCTGAGTCGCTATGCCCACTGGGTGGTGAGCCAGCCTGCTGATGCCTACCTCAAGCCCCTCATGACAGAGCTGCTGAAACGCATACTGGACAGCAACAAGCGCGTCCAAGAGGCAGCATGCAGGTCAGTGATCAAATTATAGGTCAAGTCAACGTGATAGTCTAATTACATGTTTTATTATAGTGCTAGGTATTaattgcatctctctctctctttttcaatcTGTCTGCTGCACAGTGCCTTTGCAACTCTGGAGGAGGAGGCATGTACGGAACTGGTTCCCTATCTGGCCTACATTCTGGACACTTTGGTCTTTGCCTTCAGTAAATACCAGCACAAGAACCTGCTTATCCTTTATGATGCCATTGGCACACTAGCAGATTCTGTAGGCCTCCATCTCAATAAACCGGTAAAAAGTTCAAACTTAGTTTAACTTTatgggtttttatttgtttgtttgatatttacttttttttttccccctcaacgTATGATGCTTGTATCTTCAGGAGTACATTCAGATGTTGATGCCTCCATTAATTCagaaatggaaccagctgaaaGATGAAGATAAAGACCTCTTCCCTCTCCTGGAGGTTGGAAATATTCTCACATGCCTCCTCCATATTCCATATaaaattgttcatttttaataaaaaaaaatttaggtTTTTAGTTTAAAATTGATTCCTCTTTGCAGTGCTTGTCATCTGTGGCAACGGCCCTGCAGAGTGGTTTCCTGCCCTACTGTGAACCTGTGTACCAGCGCTGTGTGAACCTAGTCCAGAAAACACTTGCCCAAGCCATGGTGAGACAAACACTTATATTATAGTGCTCACTTTGTTCAGGGTTTTAGCCAGTGTCACAGAGAAACCCTTTGGGTCTTGTGCATGTTCAACTGCTTTTCAgactcttttgtttttttatagcTCCATCAGTCTCAACCTGATGTCTATGAAGCTCCTGACAAAGACTTCATGATAGTGGCGTTGGATTTGCTCAGTGGGCTTGCAGAGGGCCTAGGGGGCAACATTGAGCAGCTAGTGGCTCGCAGTAACATTCTCACCCTCATGTACCAGTGCATGCaggtaataattaaaaaataagaataatttTTTGCAGCAaagcttttctttttaaaaaagtaatgttGATTTACTGACAAAGCAAGTGGAAAAACACATAACATAAAAatcaaaatgtataatattattttttccaGTATTAAAGTATGTTTGAACAAATCAGTGCCTGCTGCTTAGTAACTGTTTTTAAATAGAAGTTTCTCATAGGGTCGTAGACCTTGGCACACCATGGTTTGACCACAGTAAATTTTGAATGAACAAAATTTTGTGTTACTCCCACCAAGGATAAAATGCCGGAGGTACGTCAGAGTTCGTTTGCCCTTTTGGGCGATCTCACCAAAGCCTGCTTCCAACATGTCAAGTCATGTATTGGTAAGAAATAACATACTACTTAAGGGTGAACAGGGTATAACAGACTGATATGATTTTCACATTTTTGCCAGATTGGAAAAAGACATGCCAGAGAAATTGAAATGTGTATTTGAAGTTGAAGTAATTTTATAGCAAGAATTCTGGCTTATCTCTTATGGTCAACAGAAGCTTAACTTAGCAGTATTTGTGATTGTGGGTTTCCATgttctttatttaaacttttaattGGGGAGTAGTAGCAATCTTGTTCACTATAGGGATTTGCCCCTGGAATTTAAACTGATCTAATTGTAAGTGTTGGTTATTTCTGGTTTGGtctagggtttttttttttttttttttttttttaaatcttaagaagaaaagttaaataattttaatgtaatttagtAAAGTTCCTGAAGTATTAGCaaagagaattttttttttaaatacgttacaagaaaaatacagtcaatttaaaaaaaaaaaaaaaaattttttttcggTCTCCTAGCGGATTTCATGCCTATTTTAGGCACAAACCTGAACCCAGAACTGATCTCTGTGTGCAACAATGCAACCTGGGCCATTGGGGAAATTTCTATTCAAATGGGTAAGTTTGGTATTAATACTTATAACATTTACAAATTTGTGATTAAAATTGATTGGATGTTTGGATGTTTTTTGCTTTTGTCTTCACTCTGCCATGTTTTTCAACATGATAGATAACAAAGCACATTTTAGTTTGACTTTGTTTTTCCAGCAGTAAACTGTTGGATAAGGTTGGTAGGTAAACCCCCTCTGGTTtagaaataacttttttttatttatttatttaccttgaatgagttttgctttgtttcagttggtttaattaaaaaaattaatacataaaaatgtataataaaactAGGGCGTGAACAGGATATTGTTATGCCTAAAACATTGGAAAAGATTTATTGGTTTtaacatatttctttttttttttttttttttcttgcaacaAACAGACCCTTCTGATGTGAGGGGAAAATTGATTCCCTAAGCCAAAAATGAATAAAGCTTACAAccgacaacaacaaaaataactaGGACATTGACTACAGTATATTGACTACAGTGTGTGCGTATGAAATCCAGCATCCTACaaaatgacttttattttttttggcaatGGATCCTTGATGGTATTAAAGAGAGGCGTGAAAGTCTAAATGCAGGGACATTTGTTCAAAATCTGTATCGCTGacataattttaatgttagtctGGCCCTAATATACACCTTACTTCATTCGCAGGCGCTGAGATGCAGCCCTATGTGTCCATGGTCTTACACCAACTGATCGAGATCATTAACAGACCCAACACACCAAAGACACTGCTGGAGAATACAGGTATCACTGGGAGGTGCTAGAAAAGGCTGCTGTCTGTTGTGGGAGCTTCTCTCTCAACCCAACCTCCATTTTTATGACTCTGCAGTGGCTTTCAATTTCTATACATACTCCAAGGGGTGGACTGTACAAGTTTTGCTAATGTTTCAATATAATTGGATTTCTGAAAAATCACTAATGATAAAATCTTTATGATCTGAATATTAAGGAATTTTTGTATTGACACAGCAAATCTTGTAATAGTCCATCTTCTTGCTATCTGAATTAAATTGATAATCTGAAACCACTGCTATAGCTGTTGTTTTTACCTAATGGTAACTGAAATCAGAAGGTTACGTAGTTGAACAAAGGTTTAGTTAGGACTGAAAATGTAGCAAGCTTGGAGATGAATTGATTTCAGAAGTCTGAAAACTTCTGGATGAATTTTTTGGAGGCATGTATCCTGTTTTGTCCTGAACATTTTTCTTGAAATGGAGATACATTTATACCACCTACCTTTTGCAAACTTTCTCCTAGCTCTAGTCCAATTTAATTAGAAATTCTACTAAGAAGAAAGCTACCTATCACTGAGCCACAATAGCAGCCTTCATTGATTCCTATCCTGATTTGGCTAAAGTTTAACCCCCTAACTAACTTCCCCAGAAACTAGGGTATTTGTAGATGTGTTCCTGTTTGTCagtttgtttctgttgttttagttactgttttttttttttttttttttttttttttttctttctttttttcttcaatgTGAATGCATATCTGCGAATAGATGTTGAATGTTGTTTAGTTAAGGATGGCTTATGTTTGATGCAGGATAGCTAATCCTCTGATCTCAGTTTAGTTTGTACTCACATAGACCCTCCAAATCAAGCAAGTTGCACTGTGTGGATGGCTTCACACACATCAGAGCCTGTTTAAACATTCTGACTTGCCAAGCCAGTGGTGCTGTCAAGTGAGAATCATATAAAGTacagtcctttttttttcttttcttttctttcaagCAAAGTCAAAGAATTTTGAAAGATTTGCGACTTTTAGAAAAagtcaaaactaaaaaaaatttttaattattaaattgttAGATATGTATTACATTAAGTGTATTAGGGTCTAATTTTTGTGCAAGTGAATGTTTTAAGCCAGTTTGTTTATAATTACTTAATGTCCAGATGTTTCCACCTGTAAAACAAGAGAGACTCTGCTGTCTGGGAGACTGAAGCATTTGCATTTGACTACATTTTCAGGATGGGGTTTCAAAAAGCAATGTACTGATTCAACTGGTCATCCAGACTTGGCAATGCTGCATGGCTGATGCCCCATTTGGGCAATGTCTGAAGCCTCCACCTTCAACAATCATGAAATAAAATTTGGATTAAAAAAACCAATAACAAataaatttttattatattatatgatGTAATGTCCACTAGATTAATTGTACTATGAAATTTTGCTTTTCCATACAAAGAGTATTAGTCCACACAGTTTTATACCCATCTctctctactttttttttttattattattattaatttacccaccccccccttctctctctcccccttatTGTTTGATTTGGATGCCATGGATTAGCCTATCCTGCACTGAACTATGTTCTCTAATGAGCCAATCATCTGCTTTTTGCATGTCTCATTGGACTGTTCATAAATGCCTGTCTTTAATGAGAATGTTGCATAGTTTTGTGTCTCTTAAACTCAGGTCCTCCTCCTCTGTGCCTCTTAAACGATCCTGATGGAATCTAGTCCTCTCCATGTAGTTTGCTTGGTGTAATGTTTtttcttagaaaaaaaaaggacaacagaaagaaaataaatttctGTTCTATTAAAAGATATTTGTGAGTTTAAGGGAGACAATCTCAGAAAACTGTTTTAAAGGCAGAAGTgcactattttattttaatttatttacgtCTACTTATGGAATTCATAACCAAATCATGGAAAACATGGAATGTACATAAATGGCATCTCTTCCCTTTATCGGGTAGAAACGTTGTTTTCTGAGACGTCTCCCTTAAACGAGATGTTTCTTTTTAgtgtcatattttatattttacccCTTAGTCTGGGGCTGTGAAGAGCACTAGTGAAATCTTGTGTTTATTCTCATACACAGATTCTGTTGAGTTCTGTTTCTGagttgtctgtttgtttgtttgtttgtttgtttttctttttgttttctcctcctcccctcCATTCGCTCATGTCTTGGTTGGCGTTTGGTGCTGTATAACCGTGATTGCGTTACCTTAGCAATAACAATTGGTCGTCTTGGTTACGTTTGTCCTCAAGAGGTGGCACCCATGCTACAGCAGTTTATAAGACCCTGGTGTGTATTATTCAatcttttatttcattcattacttCTATCTCTCTATCCTCTCCTTCCTGTACCCTCTCCAttccctctttctttcccaCTCCCATGCTCTATAACCTTGTCCCAGTGCTCTTAAAAAGCCTCCTCTCTGCTTCCACATCCTGCTGAATCTAAATTTTACAAGTGCTCCCAGTAGCCAAAAACAAACCATTTCAGAGCTGCTTTTGTCCATGCAAAAATACATcgccaaaaaagaaaaaaaaaataggccgTAGGAGTCAGTTCAAGAGATTTGGGATGGGGCTTCTATCTCC from Hoplias malabaricus isolate fHopMal1 chromosome 2, fHopMal1.hap1, whole genome shotgun sequence encodes the following:
- the tnpo1 gene encoding transportin-1 isoform X1 codes for the protein MECQWKPDEQGLQQILQLLKESQSPDTSTQRSVQQKLEQLNQFPDFNNYLIFVLTKLKSEDEPTRSLSGLILKNNVKAHYQNFPNGVSEFIKNECLQNIGDSSPLIRATVGILITTIASKGELQNWPELLPKLCLLLDSEDYNTCEGAFGALQKICEDSAEILDSDMLDRPLNVMIPKFLQFFKHSSPKIRSHAIACVNQFIISRTQALMLHIDPFIENLFALAGDEEPEVRKNVCRALVMLLEVRMDRLLPHMHNITEYMLQRTQDQDENVALEACEFWLTLAEQPVCKDVLCGHLSKLVPVLVNGMKYSEIDIILLKGDVEEDEAIPDSEQDIRPRFHRSRTVAQQHEGGDSIEDEEDNDDDDLDDDDTISDWNLRKCSAAALDVLANVFREELLLHILPLLKELLFHPDWVIKESGILVLGAIAEGCMQGMIPYLPELIPHLIQCLSDKKALVRSITCWTLSRYAHWVVSQPADAYLKPLMTELLKRILDSNKRVQEAACSAFATLEEEACTELVPYLAYILDTLVFAFSKYQHKNLLILYDAIGTLADSVGLHLNKPEYIQMLMPPLIQKWNQLKDEDKDLFPLLECLSSVATALQSGFLPYCEPVYQRCVNLVQKTLAQAMLHQSQPDVYEAPDKDFMIVALDLLSGLAEGLGGNIEQLVARSNILTLMYQCMQDKMPEVRQSSFALLGDLTKACFQHVKSCIADFMPILGTNLNPELISVCNNATWAIGEISIQMGAEMQPYVSMVLHQLIEIINRPNTPKTLLENTAITIGRLGYVCPQEVAPMLQQFIRPWCTSLRNIRDNEEKDSAFRGICTMITVNPGGVVQDFIFFCDAVASWVNPKDDLREMFYKILHGFKNQVGEENWRRFSDQFPLPLKERLAAFYGV
- the tnpo1 gene encoding transportin-1 isoform X3; protein product: MSVNKLEQLNQFPDFNNYLIFVLTKLKSEDEPTRSLSGLILKNNVKAHYQNFPNGVSEFIKNECLQNIGDSSPLIRATVGILITTIASKGELQNWPELLPKLCLLLDSEDYNTCEGAFGALQKICEDSAEILDSDMLDRPLNVMIPKFLQFFKHSSPKIRSHAIACVNQFIISRTQALMLHIDPFIENLFALAGDEEPEVRKNVCRALVMLLEVRMDRLLPHMHNITEYMLQRTQDQDENVALEACEFWLTLAEQPVCKDVLCGHLSKLVPVLVNGMKYSEIDIILLKGDVEEDEAIPDSEQDIRPRFHRSRTVAQQHEGGDSIEDEEDNDDDDLDDDDTISDWNLRKCSAAALDVLANVFREELLLHILPLLKELLFHPDWVIKESGILVLGAIAEGCMQGMIPYLPELIPHLIQCLSDKKALVRSITCWTLSRYAHWVVSQPADAYLKPLMTELLKRILDSNKRVQEAACSAFATLEEEACTELVPYLAYILDTLVFAFSKYQHKNLLILYDAIGTLADSVGLHLNKPEYIQMLMPPLIQKWNQLKDEDKDLFPLLECLSSVATALQSGFLPYCEPVYQRCVNLVQKTLAQAMLHQSQPDVYEAPDKDFMIVALDLLSGLAEGLGGNIEQLVARSNILTLMYQCMQDKMPEVRQSSFALLGDLTKACFQHVKSCIADFMPILGTNLNPELISVCNNATWAIGEISIQMGAEMQPYVSMVLHQLIEIINRPNTPKTLLENTAITIGRLGYVCPQEVAPMLQQFIRPWCTSLRNIRDNEEKDSAFRGICTMITVNPGGVVQDFIFFCDAVASWVNPKDDLREMFYKILHGFKNQVGEENWRRFSDQFPLPLKERLAAFYGV
- the tnpo1 gene encoding transportin-1 isoform X2, which encodes MLTKLQAVYLWFSVYTRLPIRIFRSTLNFAKLEQLNQFPDFNNYLIFVLTKLKSEDEPTRSLSGLILKNNVKAHYQNFPNGVSEFIKNECLQNIGDSSPLIRATVGILITTIASKGELQNWPELLPKLCLLLDSEDYNTCEGAFGALQKICEDSAEILDSDMLDRPLNVMIPKFLQFFKHSSPKIRSHAIACVNQFIISRTQALMLHIDPFIENLFALAGDEEPEVRKNVCRALVMLLEVRMDRLLPHMHNITEYMLQRTQDQDENVALEACEFWLTLAEQPVCKDVLCGHLSKLVPVLVNGMKYSEIDIILLKGDVEEDEAIPDSEQDIRPRFHRSRTVAQQHEGGDSIEDEEDNDDDDLDDDDTISDWNLRKCSAAALDVLANVFREELLLHILPLLKELLFHPDWVIKESGILVLGAIAEGCMQGMIPYLPELIPHLIQCLSDKKALVRSITCWTLSRYAHWVVSQPADAYLKPLMTELLKRILDSNKRVQEAACSAFATLEEEACTELVPYLAYILDTLVFAFSKYQHKNLLILYDAIGTLADSVGLHLNKPEYIQMLMPPLIQKWNQLKDEDKDLFPLLECLSSVATALQSGFLPYCEPVYQRCVNLVQKTLAQAMLHQSQPDVYEAPDKDFMIVALDLLSGLAEGLGGNIEQLVARSNILTLMYQCMQDKMPEVRQSSFALLGDLTKACFQHVKSCIADFMPILGTNLNPELISVCNNATWAIGEISIQMGAEMQPYVSMVLHQLIEIINRPNTPKTLLENTAITIGRLGYVCPQEVAPMLQQFIRPWCTSLRNIRDNEEKDSAFRGICTMITVNPGGVVQDFIFFCDAVASWVNPKDDLREMFYKILHGFKNQVGEENWRRFSDQFPLPLKERLAAFYGV